A window of Macrococcus sp. 19Msa1099 genomic DNA:
GTGACGAAACAAGTTTGAAAGAAGGGGTACGTATTGTTATCGATGTACGTCGTGATGCAAATGCAAGTGTAATCCTTAACAATTTATACAAGCAGACACCACTTCAAACATCATTTGGTGTGAATATGCTTGCCCTTGTAAATGGTAAGCCACAAGTATTAAATATTAAACAGGCAATTTATCATTATCTCGAACATCAAAAGACTGTTGTTCGCCGACGAACTGCTTATAATTTAAAAAAAGCAGAAGATCGCGCACATATTCTGGAAGGATTAAGAATTGCACTAGATCATATCGATGAAATTATTGCTTTAATTAGAGCCTCTAGTAACGATGCTGAAGCATTACAAGGATTACAAGATCAATTTAAATTATCAGAGCGTCAAGCACAGGCAATCCTTGATATGCGTTTACGTCGATTAACAGGTCTGGAAAGAGATAAAATTGAGTCTGAGTATCAAGAACTGTTGAAGTATATCGACGAACTCCGCGCCATATTAGCAGATGAAGAGAAGTTACTGCAAATCATCCGCGATGAATTAATTGAAATTCGTGATAAATATGGAGATGAACGCCGTAGTGAAATAGTTGCTGGAGGATTTGAAGATCTTGAAGATGAAGATTTAATTGATGAAGAAAATATCGTGATTACATTAAGTAGTAATAACTATATTAAACGTCTTCCAGCTTCAACTTATCGTGCACAGCATCGTGGTGGAAGAGGAATTCAAGGTATGAATACTTTGGATGAAGACTTCGTCAGTCAAATGGTAACAACTTCTACACATGATAATGTCCTGTTCTTTACGAACAAAGGGCGTGTGTATAAAGTAAAAGGATACGAAATACCTGAACTTTCAAGACAGTCAAAAGGTATTCCAGTTGTTAACGTAATTGAATTGGACAAAGATGAATCCATCAGTACGATGATTGCAGTGAAAAATCTTGAGCGTGAAGATGCTTATATTATATTTGCGACGAAACATGGAGTGATTAAACGTTCTAATTTATCTCACTTCTCGCGTATTAACAAAAACGGTAAGATAGCTATTAACTTTAGAGAAGAAGATGAACTGATTGCTGTTAGACTAACAGATGGTAATAAGCAACTGATTATAGGAACAAAACACGCTTCACTTATTCGTTTCGAAGAGAATAAATTACGTCCTTTAGGTCGTACAGCTGCAGGAGTTAAAGGTATCAGTCTGCGTGAAGGTGACGAAGTTATCGGATTAGATGTAATAGAATCTAATGGCGAACATGAAGTGCTGGTGGTTACTGAGAATGGATACGGAAAACGTACGAAAGAAAGTGAATATCGAATTTCAAATCGTGGGGGTAAAGGAATTAAAACAGCCACGATCACTGAGAAGAACGGAAATCTTGTCTGTGTCACTACTGTGAATGGTAACGAAGATATTATGATTGTAACAGACCATGGTGTAATTATTCGACTTGATGTTACAGAATTCTCACAAAACGGTCGTTCTGCACAAGGAGTACGCTTGATTCGACTTGATGAAGGACAATTTGTTGCTACTGTCGCTAAAGTGGAAAAAGAAGAAGTGATGGATGCGGATAAAGAACCAGGAGAAGTTATTGCAGAACAAGGTGCAGATTTAACTGAAGTAGCCAAAGAATCGGTTGATGAAACTATAGAGGTTGAAGATGGTCATGTGATGGGAACCGTTGATGTGTCAGAGCAAGGTTCGTTAGAACGTTCTGAATTTCAATCAACATATAATGACAGTGAAGAATAAAGATTAAATTTATGAAATAAAATTTCTTAACCATTAAAATTTTAGAAAATTTTAATGGTTATTTTCTTACCATAAATAGCTTTAAAATAATGTTTTTTTATAAATAAATATCTCAGTTTAATTATTTGCCATTAAAAATGTTTAGTATTATTATAAAAATGTAATAAAAAAACGTAAAATTATATTTAGGAGAGATGATAATGAAAAAATCTGGTGGAGATTTATTTGTTGATACTCTAATTAATCATGGGGTCACTCATGTTTTTGGTATTCCAGGAGCTAAAATTGATAAAGCGTTTGATGTACTTGAAGATAGAGGACCGAAAGTCATTGTGACACGCCACGAACAAAATGCAGCTATGATTGCACAAGGTATAGGACGTATTACTGGTAAACCTGGTGTTGTGCTTGTGACAAGTGGACCAGGCGTAACGAACTTAACTACTGGACTGATTACTGCAAACTCAGAAAGTGATCCGATTGTAGCCATTGGCGGTAATGTAAGACGAGAAGATAGTTTAAAACGTACACATCAATCACTTGATAATGCTGGATTAATGAAGCACGTTACGAAATATTCTGTAGAAGCGCAAGATGCGAAAAGTATTTCTGAAGCAGTGACGAATGCATTTCGTGAAAGTGTGGAAGGTCGTAAAGGTGTAGCGTTTGTAAGTATTCCTCAAGATGTTATTTCTGCTGATAATGTAGAAGGAGAAGCTATTAAAGTAAAAGAAGCTCCAATACATGGACCTGCACCAGTTCACGAAATTGATGCATTAGTTGAACGTATTAAATCAGCAAAATTACCTGTGCTTCTTTTAGGGATGAGAGCTTCTTCTGAAGCATGTACAGCATCTATTCGCGAATTACTCTCAAAAACACCAATGCCAGTTGTAGAAACATTCCAGGGTTCTGGTATTCTATCTCGTGAATTAGAACATAATTTCTACGGCAGAATTGGTTTATTTCGTAATCAGCCTGGCGATGAGTTATTAAAACATGCTGATTTAGTTATCACTGTTGGATATGATCCTATTGAATATGATCCATTTATATGGAATGCAGAAAATGAAAAAACAATCATTCACATTGATGAAGTACAGAGTGATATCGATAACAACTATGCACCAGTTACTGAATTGATCGGTAACACACCTTTAACAATTCAACGTTTGAATGAAAAACTTCAAAAAGATGATGTGGAATTAGATGATA
This region includes:
- the alsS gene encoding acetolactate synthase AlsS, which translates into the protein MIMKKSGGDLFVDTLINHGVTHVFGIPGAKIDKAFDVLEDRGPKVIVTRHEQNAAMIAQGIGRITGKPGVVLVTSGPGVTNLTTGLITANSESDPIVAIGGNVRREDSLKRTHQSLDNAGLMKHVTKYSVEAQDAKSISEAVTNAFRESVEGRKGVAFVSIPQDVISADNVEGEAIKVKEAPIHGPAPVHEIDALVERIKSAKLPVLLLGMRASSEACTASIRELLSKTPMPVVETFQGSGILSRELEHNFYGRIGLFRNQPGDELLKHADLVITVGYDPIEYDPFIWNAENEKTIIHIDEVQSDIDNNYAPVTELIGNTPLTIQRLNEKLQKDDVELDDTTKEILEKIQKLIEKKYELPENYKDSEKVNPRHIVKAVRDIIDDETTVTVDVGSLYIYMARYFRSYAPRHLLFSNGMQTLGVALPWAIAASIARPGKKVVSMAGDGGFLFSGQELITAVEMKAPIVQLIWNDGYYDMVKFQQEGKYGKGAAVRLHPVDYVKYAESMGAKGYRVTHASELEEILEKAMKEEGPVVVDIPVDYSNNSKLMAELLPDSTN